The following proteins come from a genomic window of Oncorhynchus kisutch isolate 150728-3 unplaced genomic scaffold, Okis_V2 Okis06b-Okis10b_hom, whole genome shotgun sequence:
- the elfn2b gene encoding protein phosphatase 1 regulatory subunit 29, translated as MLSRLHTHSSSSSPSTPTLLILPSLLLFLHLPGLVWGDCWLIEGDKGYVWLAICSQNQPPYETIPQHINNTVHDLRLNENKLKMIPYTSMYRFTNLTDLNLTKNEISYIEDGAFAQQANLQVLQLGYNKLTNLTEAMMRGLGRLQCLFLQHNLIEVIGNNALDECLSLNSIDLSSNKLARLDPSTFTILNRLMVCELAGNPFHCGCDLYNFLTWLEAFNNVTHTYDRLQCETPREMFGYPLLSPIASGHAGHNARTILSSVCRDGVFIPGMTSLPPDSDSSGMGPDMFDRVGPYHQPTTSSSSTEHSFSPSIKLHHVSLFTASIMVQIPRPYSKMYILVQYNNTFVSDVMNLKLKKEMITLNKLKPHTNYTFCVASIRTSQRYNHTCLQFSTRAQNPDDMPPTPSTTTHYIMTIVGCLIGMLCILGLIYYCLRKKRRHEEKQKSICVKKTILEMRYGPEVAAAVGNDPSAVQKLQEQAQGQGHHQYQHHTHGGKLPMSASSSGMLHSANTSSSRLSSIPQDKMPTAFSEAMLTSKGNYMDVRTEGVMRDGGMGGGQGGMKDEDLREEDGTDVGEDSDDDGRGSASEISTIAMEVDKVNQIINNCIDALKLDSVMAASSTASSTTTTSYPTSPPPTCTSSLTRGLIPLSPGITETCPGLPSPTTKIPPPPPLPFSVPLSERPGISGGGFVSPPYRPPPPASAVRPVVRQMSADAAVVISAVKKQCSTSSCNSMGRDRERGTGGGGRVYSLDIHEPRSPDPCQQYPGERGSPAGCGEPLERLPLVGSGGGGGGGGGCGSGGGGGVDGITNQHHQHQQQQQQQGQEQQEDYHCSEHRHSVPALYYEGSHQGSPHQRASFLKPLTRSRRDAASYSQLSPSRHQNYSGYSSSPEYSSESSLRIWERFRPYRKGQRDESCYVTAGNALRKKVQFAKGEDLHDILDYWKGVSAQQKL; from the exons ATGCTCAGCAGGCTTCACactcactcctcctcttcctctccatctacccccaccctcctcatccttccctctctcctcctcttcctccaccttccGGGCCTGGTCTGGGGGGACTGCTGGCTGATCGAGGGGGACAAGGGCTACGTGTGGCTAGCCATCTGCAGCCAGAACCAGCCTCCATATGAGACCATCCCCCAGCACATCAATAACACGGTCCATGACCTGAGGCTCAACGAGAACAAGCTCAAAATGATCCCCTACACCTCCATGTACCGCTTCACCAACCTCACGGACCTCAACCTCACCAAGAACGAGATCTCCTACATCGAGGACGGGGCCTTCGCTCAACAGGCCAACCTACAG GTTCTCCAGCTGGGCTACAACAAACTGACCAACCTGACAGAAGCCATGATGAGGGGCCTGGGCCGGCTGCAGTGCCTCTTCCTCCAGCACAACCTCATTGAG GTCATTGGCAATAATGCATTGGATGAGTGCCTCAGTCTCAACAGCATTGACCTGTCGTCCAATAAGCTGGCCCGCCTCGACCCCTCCACCTTTACCATTTTGAATCGCCTCATGGTGTGTGAGCTGGCTGGGAACCCCTTCCATTGTGGCTGTGACTTGTACAACTTCCTCACCTGGCTGGAGGCCTTCAATAACGTCACACACACCTACGACCGGCTCCAGTGCGAGACCCCCAGGGAGATGTTTGGCTACCCACTCCTGAGTCCCATCGCGTCCGGCCACGCCGGGCACAACGCTCGGACGATTCTGTCCTCTGTCTGCCGGGATGGGGTCTTCATCCCCGGGATGACGTCTCTCCCGCCAGACTCAGATTCCTCCGGAATGGGCCCGGACATGTTTGACCGCGTGGGTCCGTACCACCAACCCACCACCTCGTCTTCCTCCACGGAGCACAGCTTCAGCCCCAGCATCAAGCTCCACCACGTGTCCCTCTTCACGGCCTCTATCATGGTCCAGATCCCCAGACCTTACAGCAAGATGTACATCCTGGTGCAGTACAATAACACCTTTGTCTCTGATGTCATGAACCTGAAGCTCAAGAAGGAGATGATCACACTGAACAAGCTCAAGCCACACACCAACTATACCTTCTGCGTGGCTTCCATCAGGACCTCCCAGCGCTACAACCACACCTGTCTCCAGTTCTCCACCCGAGCCCAGAACCCCGACGACATGCCGCCAACACCTTCCACCACCACCCACTACATAATGACCATCGTGGGCTGCCTCATCGGGATGCTCTGCATCCTGGGCCTCATCTACTATTGtctgaggaagaagaggaggcatGAGGAGAAGCAAAAGTCCATCTGTGTGAAGAAAACGATTCTAGAAATGAGGTATGGCCCGGAGGTGGCGGCGGCCGTGGGGAACGACCCGTCTGCGGTGCAGAAGCTCCAGGagcaggcccagggtcagggccaccaccagtaccagcaccacacGCACGGGGGCAAGCTACCAATGTCTGCCTCCTCCTCGGGCATGCTTCACTCCGCCAACACCTCTTCATCCagactctcctccatccctcaggaTAAGATGCCCACCGCCTTCTCTGAGGCCATGCTGACCAGCAAAGGCAACTACATGGATGTGAGGACGGAGGGGgtgatgagagatggagggatgggaggaggacagggagggatgaAGGATGAGGATCTAAGAGAAGAGGACGGGACGGACGTGGGGGAGGATTCAGACGATGACGGGCGAGGCTCGGCCTCGGAGATCTCCACCATCGCCATGGAGGTGGATAAGGTCAACCAGATCATCAATAACTGCATCGACGCCCTGAAGCTGGACTCTGTCATGGCCGCCTCCTCCACTGCctcttccaccaccaccacctcctaccccacctcccctccacccacTTGCACCTCCTCCTTGACCCGTGGCCTCATCCCTCTTTCCCCCGGCATCACTGAGACCTGCCCgggcctgccctcccctaccACCAAGATCCCTCCTCCACCGCCACTCCccttctccgtccctctctcgGAGCGTCCGGGGATCAGTGGCGGGGGGTTTGTGTCGCCGCCCTACCGGCCGCCTCCCCCTGCGTCCGCTGTGCGCCCCGTCGTGAGGCAGATGAGCGCTGACGCTGCGGTGGTGATCAGTGCCGTGAAGAAGCAGTGCAGCACCTCGTCCTGCAACTCCATGGGACGTGACCGGGAACGagggaccggaggaggaggccGGGTCTACAGCCTGGACATCCACGAGCCCCGCAGCCCGGACCCCTGCCAGCAGTACCCAGGAGAGAGAGGCAGCCCCGCGGGGTGTGGAGAGCCCCTGGAGCGGCTGCCTCTGGTGGGGAGCGgcgggggaggaggtgggggtggtgggtgtggtagtggaggtggtggtggtgttgatggtattaCCAACCAGCATCAccagcaccagcagcagcagcagcagcagggacAGGAACAGCAGGAGGACTACCACTGCTCAGAGCACCGCCACTCCGTCCCAGCTCTGTACTACGAGGGCTCCCACCAGGGCTCGCCGCACCAGAGGGCCTCCTTCCTCAAGCCCCTGACCCGCTCCCGCCGTGACGCCGCCTCCTACTCGCAGCTCTCGCCCTCCCGCCACCAAAACTACTCTGGGTACTCCTCCAGCCCTGAGTATTCCTCGGAGAGCTCTCTGAGGATCTGGGAGAGGTTCCGGCCCTACAGGAAGGGCCAGAGGGATGAGTCATGCTACGTCACGGCCGGGAACGCCTTAAGGAAGAAGGTGCAGTTTGCCAAAGGGGAGGACCTCCACGACATCCTCGACTACTGGAAGGGCGTGTCAGCCCAGCAGAAGCTGTGA